The genomic window ACGGTGCCGATCGCTTCGAGGTGGTCGCCGGCGGCGGGCGCGAGGAGGTTGATCTTGTACTCGACGGTGAGGACCTCGGAATCCTCGTCGAACAGCGTGAGCGCCGCGTAGCCGCCGGCGCTGTCCGCGATGGCGCTGGTGGCGCCGGCGTGGACGTAGCCGTGCTGCTGGGTCACCTCGGGACGGGACGGAAGCACGATGTGCACGCGGCCGGGACCGATGTGGGCGAGGCGCGCCCCGAGGTGGGACATCAGGCCCTGCAGGTCGAAGCTGTCCTGGATGCGCTTCTGGACTGCGGGGGTCGCCTGTTCCTGCTGCCTCTGGTCGTCCACGTACGTGCTCTCCTTCGGGTCCGTGTCGGGTGGAACGAGACGGGTCCCTCAGCCGGCCAGGCGTTCCACCAGCAGGAAGGCGCCGATGGCGATCATCATGGCACCGCTGATGCGGGTAACGACCCGGGCGGCCGAGGGCCGGGTCTTCAGGACCGTGCGAGCCAGGACGCCGACAGCGAGGTAGACGACGGCGCACGCGGTCAGGTGCAGCATGCTGAGCAGCCCGGTCTGCGCGGCGACCGGCCAGCCGCCGGCGGTGTCTATGAACTGCGGAAACAGCGAGAAGTACAGCAGCAGCGCCTTCGGGTTCAGGCCGCTGATCCCGGCCCCCTTGAGCATGACCTGCGCGCGGGAGGCGTCCGCGCTCTCTCCAGCGGCCGCCAGCACGGCCGGCTGCCGCAGCACGCCCCAGCCCAGCCACAGCAGGTAGCCGGCGCCCGCCACAGTCAGGGCGGTGAGCGCGGCCGGG from Streptomyces sp. DSM 40750 includes these protein-coding regions:
- a CDS encoding LysE family translocator: MDTTTLAAFLAVDLLLVFTPGADWAYAISAGLRERSVVPAVTGLVAGHAAYALVAVAGLAVIVASSPAALTALTVAGAGYLLWLGWGVLRQPAVLAAAGESADASRAQVMLKGAGISGLNPKALLLYFSLFPQFIDTAGGWPVAAQTGLLSMLHLTACAVVYLAVGVLARTVLKTRPSAARVVTRISGAMMIAIGAFLLVERLAG
- a CDS encoding PaaI family thioesterase — protein: MDDQRQQEQATPAVQKRIQDSFDLQGLMSHLGARLAHIGPGRVHIVLPSRPEVTQQHGYVHAGATSAIADSAGGYAALTLFDEDSEVLTVEYKINLLAPAAGDHLEAIGTVLKPGRTLTVCRLEVYGVQPDGERKLVANGQQTLIRVTRPAE